In the genome of Ignavibacteria bacterium, one region contains:
- a CDS encoding SGNH/GDSL hydrolase family protein: MNISIAGGCFLFQQNVDELYHSMLKTRLQSELQQEVNIDLIRYERLSSCFNKIIISALEANPDILIFHLRAEPFIHLCKLYYKFESENKIEKRINLFIAGMSDADETELKVVHKISNKPRQVNNSLLNLSNLNYIVGVALGNAYFSMKRYLNLIKKINEYCFQKNIRLIVAGAVPRPNNFFEDMLAKKFNAFVMKKLQKENITFVDFMSLFNEDTLSYYCGDLTHVNEKGHKIFADVLTNYIKNTHRIKRISLPIAI; encoded by the coding sequence ATGAATATATCTATTGCGGGTGGATGTTTTTTATTTCAGCAAAATGTTGATGAATTATATCATTCAATGTTAAAAACACGGCTTCAAAGTGAGCTTCAACAGGAAGTAAATATAGATTTGATAAGATATGAGAGACTTTCAAGCTGTTTTAACAAAATAATTATCTCAGCACTTGAAGCAAATCCTGATATTCTGATTTTTCATCTGCGAGCCGAACCCTTTATCCACTTGTGCAAATTATATTATAAGTTTGAATCGGAAAATAAGATAGAGAAAAGAATTAATCTTTTTATTGCAGGAATGTCTGATGCCGATGAAACGGAATTGAAAGTTGTTCATAAAATATCAAACAAACCCCGCCAGGTTAATAATTCATTGCTTAATTTGAGCAACCTCAATTATATTGTTGGGGTTGCTTTAGGCAATGCATATTTTTCGATGAAACGATATTTGAATCTTATAAAAAAAATTAATGAGTATTGTTTTCAGAAAAATATACGGCTTATAGTTGCCGGCGCTGTTCCGCGTCCTAATAATTTTTTTGAAGATATGCTTGCAAAAAAATTTAATGCATTTGTCATGAAAAAACTGCAGAAAGAAAATATTACCTTTGTTGATTTTATGTCACTCTTTAACGAAGATACTTTAAGTTATTATTGCGGTGATTTAACTCATGTAAATGAAAAAGGACATAAAATATTTGCAGATGTTTTAACTAATTATATTAAAAATACACATCGAATAAAAAGAATTTCCCTTCCAATTGCCATTTAA
- a CDS encoding thiamine pyrophosphate-dependent enzyme encodes MKKETKAKSTKKKVSFEDYKKEVLADFKLANESRQASLLGRKEVLTGKAKFGIFGDGKEVPQIAMAKAFKNGDFRSGYYRDQTFMFAIGQSSVKDFFAQLYATPDVELEPSSAGRSMNGHFSTRLLDENGNWKNLMQMKNSSADISPTGSQMQRLVGLAYASKLYRNNPELHQYKQFSNKGNEVAFGTIGNASCAEGMFFEAINAAGVLMIPMAISVWDDGYGISVPNSYQITKQNISEILKGFEYDDVSKQGYYIFKCKGWDYEGLVKMYTEGIELVRKNHIPALFHIYEVTQPQGHSTSGSHERYKDKVRLDWENEYCCIRQMRLWILANAIATEEELAKIEDDAKKYVKKMQEEAWKEYITPINDEKKQVCALFERIASSSSESEKILSIKTSLEKSLDFNRKPIVQAIYDVLRITRNQDTESRNELIEWNKKYAEANFEKYSSYLYSESSENALKVNEVKPVYKDDSPVLNGYEILNKFFDGMFAKYPNVFAIGEDIGNIGDVNQGMMGMQKKYGDLRITDTGIREATIIGQGIGAAERGLRPIAEIQYLDYLFYALQILSDDVACLQYRTKGGQKAPLIVRTRGHRLEGIWHSGSPMGTVINCLRGMYVCVPRNMTQAAGFYNTLLQSDEPGLIVERLNAYRLKERLPENISEMTIPLGMPEVLEQGTDITLVTYGACVDIAKAAIEKLKEVDISVELIDVQTLIPFDRFGVIIESLKKTNRVLFFDEDVPGGSSAFMMQQIIDEQGGYQYLDSPPKCLAAQAHRPAYGTDGDYFSKPSSEDVFKAVYEIMNETAPHSYPKFY; translated from the coding sequence ATGAAAAAAGAAACTAAAGCTAAATCTACAAAGAAAAAAGTTTCGTTCGAAGATTATAAAAAGGAAGTTCTTGCCGATTTCAAGCTTGCAAATGAAAGCCGTCAGGCATCTTTGCTCGGAAGAAAAGAAGTGCTTACAGGTAAAGCAAAGTTCGGAATTTTCGGCGACGGAAAGGAAGTGCCTCAGATTGCAATGGCAAAGGCATTCAAGAACGGAGATTTCCGTTCCGGATATTACCGTGACCAGACATTTATGTTCGCAATCGGGCAGTCAAGCGTTAAAGATTTTTTTGCGCAGCTTTATGCAACTCCCGATGTTGAGCTTGAGCCGTCATCTGCAGGGCGTTCGATGAACGGGCATTTTTCAACACGCTTGCTTGATGAAAACGGTAACTGGAAGAATTTAATGCAGATGAAAAACTCATCGGCTGATATTTCACCTACCGGAAGCCAGATGCAGAGATTAGTCGGATTGGCATACGCTTCTAAATTATATAGAAACAATCCAGAGCTTCATCAATATAAACAATTTTCAAATAAAGGAAACGAAGTTGCATTCGGAACAATCGGAAATGCAAGCTGTGCCGAAGGAATGTTCTTCGAAGCAATAAACGCAGCGGGAGTTTTGATGATTCCGATGGCGATTTCTGTTTGGGATGACGGTTACGGAATTTCAGTTCCAAACTCATATCAGATTACGAAGCAAAATATTTCAGAAATTCTCAAGGGCTTTGAATATGATGATGTATCAAAGCAGGGATATTATATTTTTAAATGCAAAGGTTGGGATTATGAAGGTCTTGTAAAAATGTACACTGAAGGAATCGAGCTTGTTCGCAAAAATCACATACCTGCCTTGTTCCACATATATGAAGTGACACAACCACAGGGACATTCAACTTCCGGTTCACATGAGCGTTATAAAGATAAAGTGCGTCTCGATTGGGAAAATGAATATTGCTGTATTCGACAGATGCGGTTATGGATTCTTGCAAATGCAATTGCAACCGAAGAAGAGCTTGCTAAAATCGAAGATGATGCGAAAAAGTATGTTAAGAAAATGCAGGAGGAAGCATGGAAAGAATATATTACTCCTATTAATGATGAGAAAAAACAAGTATGTGCTTTGTTCGAGAGGATTGCTTCATCAAGTTCCGAATCTGAAAAGATTTTATCAATAAAAACTTCTTTGGAAAAAAGTCTCGATTTTAACAGAAAGCCGATTGTTCAGGCGATATATGATGTTCTGAGAATCACGAGAAATCAAGATACCGAATCACGAAATGAATTGATTGAATGGAATAAAAAATATGCTGAAGCAAATTTTGAAAAATATAGCTCATACTTATACAGCGAATCTTCTGAGAATGCTTTAAAAGTTAATGAGGTAAAGCCGGTATATAAAGATGATTCTCCTGTTTTAAACGGTTATGAAATTTTGAATAAATTTTTTGACGGAATGTTTGCAAAGTATCCGAATGTTTTTGCAATTGGCGAAGACATAGGAAACATCGGCGACGTTAATCAGGGTATGATGGGTATGCAAAAGAAATATGGTGATTTGCGGATTACAGATACGGGAATTCGTGAAGCTACAATCATAGGTCAGGGTATCGGAGCTGCTGAACGCGGTTTAAGACCGATTGCTGAAATTCAGTATCTTGATTATTTATTTTATGCTCTTCAAATATTAAGTGATGATGTTGCGTGTCTTCAATATAGAACCAAAGGAGGACAAAAAGCTCCGTTAATCGTGCGGACCCGCGGGCATCGTCTCGAAGGTATCTGGCACTCCGGCTCGCCAATGGGAACAGTGATTAACTGTCTGCGCGGAATGTATGTATGCGTTCCGAGAAACATGACGCAAGCAGCAGGATTTTATAATACACTTTTACAATCCGATGAACCCGGACTTATTGTAGAGAGATTAAACGCTTACCGTTTGAAAGAAAGGTTACCTGAAAACATTTCCGAGATGACAATTCCGCTCGGAATGCCTGAAGTTCTTGAGCAGGGAACGGATATTACTCTCGTTACTTACGGTGCATGTGTGGACATTGCTAAAGCTGCAATCGAAAAGCTAAAAGAAGTTGATATATCAGTCGAGCTAATCGACGTTCAGACCTTAATTCCGTTTGATAGATTCGGGGTTATCATAGAATCATTAAAGAAAACCAACAGAGTTTTATTCTTTGATGAAGACGTTCCCGGAGGTTCATCTGCTTTTATGATGCAGCAGATAATCGACGAGCAGGGAGGTTATCAATATCTGGATTCACCTCCGAAATGTCTTGCAGCTCAGGCGCATCGTCCGGCTTATGGAACAGACGGAGATTATTTCTCTAAGCCAAGCTCTGAAGATGTGTTCAAGGCAGTTTATGAAATCATGAACGAAACAGCCCCTCATTCATACCCTAAGTTTTATTAA
- a CDS encoding aromatic ring-hydroxylating dioxygenase subunit alpha produces MLDLKIDADITLAETLPAEFYRSKEIFDLSKEKIFARTWQFVGDTEMIKIPGQCHPVSLLEEYLNEPILLTRDYDDKLHCISNVCTHRGNLLIEAPSNLKALKCRYHGRRFDLDGKFRFMPEFDECKNFPSEKDNLNQIPFDIWQNFIFVSLNPSAPMKSFINDMQMKVHWFDFDRLIFEPSRSKDYIVRANWALYVENYLEGFHIPFVHSSLNDVLNYGEYYSELYPLSNLQLGIGKASGENFKLPDSSEDKDKNVSAYYFWVFPNMMFNFYPWGLSINIIRPLAVDLTKVSFLTYVSDPSKLEKGAGSGLDRVEREDESIVEAVQKGMNSSFYSRGRYSPKREKGVHHFHRLLCEFLNN; encoded by the coding sequence ATGCTTGATTTAAAAATTGATGCGGACATAACACTTGCCGAGACTTTGCCTGCTGAGTTTTACAGAAGCAAAGAGATTTTTGATTTGTCAAAAGAAAAAATCTTTGCACGAACCTGGCAGTTTGTTGGTGATACCGAGATGATAAAAATCCCGGGTCAATGTCATCCTGTGAGTTTGCTTGAAGAATACCTCAATGAACCGATTTTGCTTACTCGAGATTATGACGACAAGCTTCATTGCATTTCAAATGTCTGCACGCATAGAGGTAATTTATTGATAGAAGCTCCATCGAATTTAAAAGCATTGAAATGCCGTTATCATGGACGCAGGTTTGACTTAGACGGCAAATTCAGATTCATGCCTGAATTCGATGAATGCAAAAATTTTCCAAGCGAAAAGGATAACCTCAATCAAATTCCCTTCGATATCTGGCAGAATTTTATTTTTGTTTCGCTTAATCCAAGCGCGCCTATGAAAAGCTTTATTAATGACATGCAAATGAAAGTTCATTGGTTTGATTTTGACAGGTTAATTTTCGAACCTTCACGCTCAAAAGATTATATTGTTCGTGCTAATTGGGCATTGTATGTGGAAAATTATTTAGAAGGATTTCATATTCCGTTTGTTCATAGCTCTTTGAATGATGTTTTGAATTACGGGGAATATTATAGCGAGCTTTATCCATTAAGCAATCTTCAGCTTGGCATCGGCAAAGCAAGCGGAGAGAATTTTAAGCTTCCGGATTCAAGTGAAGACAAAGATAAAAATGTTTCCGCTTATTATTTCTGGGTATTCCCTAATATGATGTTTAATTTTTATCCTTGGGGACTTTCTATTAACATAATCCGGCCTCTGGCAGTGGATTTGACTAAGGTTTCGTTCCTTACTTATGTATCAGATCCGTCGAAATTGGAGAAAGGTGCCGGTTCAGGATTGGATAGAGTTGAAAGAGAGGATGAATCTATAGTCGAGGCAGTTCAGAAAGGAATGAATTCGAGTTTTTATTCAAGAGGAAGATACTCACCAAAACGCGAAAAAGGCGTGCATCATTTTCATAGGTTGTTGTGTGAGTTTTTGAACAACTGA
- a CDS encoding T9SS type A sorting domain-containing protein has protein sequence MRKIFLFILIFFSSSLGAQPLSPQYTVTSGFTDLNPRFGNKRFFNNFPLRYELIVFERHIPSGSNICMLRAGSDTISTQVTYVTNDSYMNTNPAIAYTRVSSFGDTIARALIVWESFRNGKSWIYAKAFNSAGWSEVFAIDTSEGNKYKPDVYNYGADLFAVVYENNGDIQYKHINVQNLQTTYSFNLTQADTAYCSAPRIGGKAEGSGSKILISYNRRKANNQNDVYCHRMLAYSVWLGPDTVSATYDNKTSIIFGNHWGNLVAVYERIENGKSHIRGTIINMYNNSASQKETEIVPQSPYATQNFDNYFYPIITDNMGEAAIYNLGSYSYKTNDSLKLKLLRGNFNSASDSVTLGDSSKNTTLTINNGIYNSPYSMAMWVVYSKDSLTFSNICAKRTVIYTNRIEQLGLINPNRYNLYQNFPNPFNPSTNIEFDVPKTGFVNITVFDLLGREIAVLVNQEMRNGRFNVTWNANHTPSGIYFCRMTAGDYLKTMRMLLIK, from the coding sequence ATGAGAAAAATTTTTCTTTTTATATTAATTTTTTTCAGCAGCAGTCTGGGGGCACAGCCCTTGTCGCCTCAATATACCGTGACAAGTGGTTTTACAGATTTGAACCCTCGTTTCGGAAATAAAAGATTTTTTAATAATTTTCCATTAAGATATGAGTTGATTGTTTTTGAGAGACATATTCCGTCAGGTTCAAACATTTGTATGCTAAGAGCAGGAAGTGACACCATTAGCACACAAGTAACTTATGTAACAAACGATTCATACATGAACACGAACCCTGCAATTGCATACACAAGGGTTTCTTCTTTTGGGGACACAATAGCAAGAGCATTAATTGTTTGGGAATCATTTCGAAATGGAAAATCCTGGATATATGCAAAAGCTTTTAACTCTGCAGGGTGGAGTGAAGTCTTTGCTATCGATACTTCGGAAGGTAATAAGTATAAACCAGATGTTTATAATTATGGTGCTGATTTATTTGCGGTTGTATATGAAAATAACGGCGATATACAGTATAAGCATATAAATGTTCAGAATTTACAAACAACATATTCATTTAATCTTACACAAGCTGACACAGCTTATTGTTCTGCCCCGAGAATTGGTGGAAAAGCTGAGGGCAGCGGTTCAAAAATTCTTATCTCGTATAACCGCAGAAAGGCAAACAATCAGAATGATGTTTATTGTCATAGAATGCTCGCTTATTCTGTGTGGTTAGGTCCCGATACTGTTTCTGCAACTTATGATAATAAAACTTCAATTATTTTCGGAAATCATTGGGGAAATCTTGTAGCAGTATATGAAAGAATTGAAAATGGCAAATCACATATAAGAGGAACAATTATTAATATGTACAATAATTCTGCTTCGCAGAAAGAAACAGAGATTGTACCTCAATCTCCATATGCTACTCAAAATTTCGATAATTATTTTTATCCTATCATTACCGATAATATGGGTGAGGCAGCAATTTATAATCTTGGCTCCTATTCATATAAAACAAATGATAGCCTCAAACTAAAATTATTAAGAGGCAATTTTAATTCTGCATCTGATTCCGTTACTTTGGGCGATTCATCAAAGAATACAACTTTAACCATTAATAATGGAATTTATAATTCACCTTATTCTATGGCAATGTGGGTTGTTTATTCAAAGGATAGTCTGACATTTTCTAATATATGCGCTAAAAGAACCGTTATCTATACAAACAGAATCGAGCAACTCGGTTTAATCAATCCGAATAGATATAATTTATATCAAAACTTCCCGAACCCATTCAATCCATCAACTAATATTGAGTTTGACGTTCCCAAAACGGGATTTGTTAATATAACGGTTTTTGATTTACTCGGAAGGGAAATAGCAGTTCTGGTAAATCAGGAAATGAGAAACGGAAGGTTCAACGTTACATGGAATGCAAATCATACCCCGTCAGGTATATATTTTTGCAGAATGACTGCAGGTGATTATTTAAAAACAATGAGAATGCTGCTTATCAAATAA
- a CDS encoding aldolase/citrate lyase family protein — protein sequence MSNEISIFHFTKLRDSDFGLFLDRIPLSERLTVCVDIEDSITDFFNPQNSFNIKKEYRRLLYSFFSSFNSKLKFGIRVNSILSPEFNEDLELLTSLRNKFNSVFVPKCKSHDEVSATIFEFEKNKIGVNNFIPIIECSEGLQNLNDIVSKKNPKVKMIAFGHCDYNLNQNIFPFKHQEDEQYWKWVNNFYDTLKNTELGFINSPYLKLEHNYGFIRNLKRFTGYNFSQKGQITLTTAQINLCLNLNNHKSEDISFTKSKKLNRGVFAKSLLNNFKKDFNIRKGFSIKNNFGELISPQEYIAAKKFMNVNY from the coding sequence TTGAGCAACGAAATTTCCATATTTCATTTCACAAAGCTAAGGGATTCTGATTTCGGATTATTTCTTGATAGAATCCCTTTGTCTGAAAGATTGACTGTTTGCGTGGATATAGAAGACAGTATTACGGATTTTTTTAACCCTCAAAATTCCTTCAATATAAAGAAAGAGTACAGGCGTTTGCTGTATTCTTTCTTTTCTTCTTTTAATTCAAAATTAAAGTTCGGTATTAGAGTAAACTCTATATTAAGTCCGGAATTTAATGAAGATTTGGAATTATTGACAAGTCTCAGAAATAAATTTAATTCGGTATTCGTTCCTAAATGTAAGAGCCATGATGAGGTATCCGCAACTATTTTTGAATTTGAAAAAAATAAAATAGGCGTGAATAATTTTATTCCGATAATCGAATGTTCGGAGGGATTGCAAAATCTTAATGACATAGTATCGAAAAAAAATCCCAAAGTTAAAATGATTGCGTTCGGACATTGTGATTATAATCTTAATCAAAATATTTTTCCTTTTAAACATCAGGAGGACGAACAATACTGGAAATGGGTTAATAATTTTTATGATACTTTGAAAAACACTGAATTAGGATTTATTAATTCCCCATACCTTAAACTTGAACATAACTATGGATTCATAAGAAATTTGAAAAGATTTACCGGATATAATTTTTCCCAGAAAGGACAAATCACGCTAACCACCGCACAGATTAATTTGTGTCTTAATTTAAACAATCATAAATCGGAAGATATATCCTTTACAAAATCTAAAAAACTTAACAGAGGTGTATTTGCTAAATCATTATTGAATAATTTCAAAAAAGATTTTAATATCCGGAAAGGTTTTTCTATCAAAAATAATTTTGGCGAGTTAATTTCCCCTCAGGAATACATTGCGGCAAAAAAATTTATGAATGTAAATTATTAG
- the mutL gene encoding DNA mismatch repair endonuclease MutL, with product MENKIKILSQSLSNKIAAGEVVNRPESVVKELIENSLDAGATEITLVIKEAGKSLIQIIDNGSGMSEEDALMAFQRHSTSKISAYEDLENLLSFGFRGEALASICSVSQVELKTKTAEQELGTIIKIDGNEIVETTKVSCENGTSISIKNLFFNTPGRRNFLKSNQTEFKHIYESFIKLAISKPQVAFQFINNDDVLFDLKPSILIERLENIFTKNLTNELIPVENNHSIIKVNGFISKPNFTKKAKQDQYFYLNNRIINSKNLNFAVYSGYDDLIEKGDYPSFFLFIDIIPSKVDVNVHPSKLEVKFDNEGAVFGFIRNSVKEALRKADLVFEVKFDDTLNLQNSNEVLSKQNSGFKPANDFTESRFTFAKTSSQPAENFSNKKSGVNIHSIFDATKKFEEKPDTFTEQPLDENTKIHQRKPEEEAFNIWQYQLKYVMCQTETGLMIIDQHAAHERVLYEKALLWLESQSSFSQQLLIPIKVELTKIDYQIAQELKYELQNLGFNFNSLKNDVIELIGLPSDVRLGDERKIFQELLDQYKDYELKLNLEKRDNLAKSFSCRSAIKTGDRLTVPEMTTLVDNLFACKMPYVCPHGRPTVIRITTDELDRRFSRT from the coding sequence TTGGAAAACAAAATAAAAATATTATCCCAGTCTTTATCAAATAAAATTGCTGCCGGAGAGGTTGTGAACAGACCTGAGTCAGTTGTAAAAGAACTTATTGAAAACTCTCTTGATGCAGGCGCAACTGAAATCACTCTGGTTATAAAAGAAGCGGGTAAATCTTTAATTCAGATTATCGACAACGGCTCGGGAATGAGTGAAGAAGATGCGTTGATGGCTTTCCAAAGGCATTCTACTTCAAAGATTTCTGCTTATGAAGATTTGGAAAATCTTTTATCGTTCGGCTTCAGGGGCGAAGCGCTTGCATCGATTTGCTCTGTTTCACAGGTTGAGCTAAAAACAAAAACTGCAGAGCAGGAACTTGGAACAATTATAAAAATCGATGGTAATGAAATTGTTGAAACTACAAAAGTTTCATGTGAAAACGGAACATCGATTTCGATTAAGAATTTATTTTTTAATACACCCGGCAGAAGAAATTTTTTAAAGTCCAACCAGACTGAGTTTAAACATATTTATGAGTCATTCATTAAGCTCGCGATTTCAAAACCGCAGGTGGCGTTTCAGTTTATAAATAACGACGACGTTTTATTTGACTTAAAACCATCGATTTTAATTGAAAGACTCGAAAATATTTTCACGAAGAATCTTACAAACGAGTTAATTCCCGTTGAGAATAATCATTCCATAATCAAAGTAAACGGGTTTATTTCAAAACCAAACTTCACAAAAAAAGCAAAGCAGGACCAGTATTTTTATCTCAATAACAGAATTATAAACAGCAAAAATTTGAATTTTGCAGTTTATTCTGGATACGATGACTTGATTGAAAAAGGAGATTATCCTTCTTTCTTTTTGTTTATTGATATAATTCCATCCAAGGTTGATGTAAATGTCCATCCATCGAAGCTCGAAGTAAAATTTGATAATGAAGGAGCGGTATTTGGCTTCATAAGAAACTCAGTGAAAGAAGCTTTGCGAAAAGCGGATTTGGTTTTTGAAGTTAAGTTCGATGATACATTGAATTTACAAAATTCGAATGAGGTTTTATCGAAACAAAATTCAGGTTTTAAACCTGCAAATGATTTTACTGAATCGCGATTTACTTTTGCAAAAACATCGTCGCAGCCTGCTGAAAATTTTTCAAATAAAAAATCAGGTGTAAATATTCATTCCATTTTTGACGCAACAAAGAAGTTTGAAGAAAAACCGGATACTTTTACCGAACAGCCGCTTGATGAAAACACAAAAATTCATCAAAGAAAACCTGAAGAAGAAGCATTTAATATCTGGCAGTATCAGTTAAAGTATGTTATGTGCCAGACTGAAACGGGATTAATGATAATCGACCAACACGCGGCACATGAAAGAGTCTTATATGAAAAAGCGTTGCTTTGGCTGGAATCGCAGTCGTCGTTTTCACAGCAATTGCTGATTCCCATTAAAGTTGAACTGACAAAAATTGATTATCAAATTGCGCAAGAATTGAAATACGAGTTACAAAATCTTGGATTTAATTTTAATTCACTTAAAAATGATGTCATTGAATTAATCGGTTTGCCTTCTGACGTTCGACTTGGCGACGAAAGAAAGATTTTTCAGGAATTGCTTGACCAATATAAAGACTACGAACTAAAATTAAATCTCGAGAAACGTGATAATCTTGCGAAATCATTTTCTTGCAGAAGCGCGATAAAAACGGGAGATAGACTCACGGTTCCCGAAATGACAACCCTTGTAGATAATCTTTTTGCATGCAAAATGCCATACGTATGCCCCCACGGAAGACCCACGGTCATCAGAATCACCACGGACGAATTAGACAGACGTTTTAGTCGCACATAA
- a CDS encoding DUF1572 family protein: MIADLTSLFEKHLEQLVEEINAYKNEENLWLVKGDIKNSPGNLTLHICGNLNHYIGATLMHTDYERKRDNEFSDKGVSREELIKKINDTKSMLNDFFTKTDVEILFTVYPKDYFGEHKDIGYVTSILIAHLAYHIGQINYHRRLLDA; encoded by the coding sequence ATGATAGCTGACTTAACATCCTTATTCGAAAAGCACTTAGAACAATTAGTTGAAGAAATAAATGCATACAAAAATGAGGAAAATTTATGGTTGGTAAAAGGCGATATCAAAAACTCTCCCGGTAATCTAACATTGCACATCTGCGGTAATCTCAACCATTATATCGGCGCTACTTTAATGCATACAGATTATGAAAGAAAGCGTGATAATGAATTTTCTGATAAGGGAGTTAGCAGGGAAGAGCTGATAAAGAAAATCAATGATACGAAATCTATGCTGAATGATTTTTTTACTAAGACTGATGTTGAGATTCTGTTTACGGTTTATCCCAAGGATTATTTTGGTGAGCATAAAGACATTGGTTATGTTACAAGCATACTAATTGCGCACCTTGCATATCACATCGGACAAATAAATTATCATCGAAGACTGCTCGATGCGTGA